In Physeter macrocephalus isolate SW-GA unplaced genomic scaffold, ASM283717v5 random_531, whole genome shotgun sequence, the genomic window AGACTCAAGAGGGGTCGGCTCCTCTCACAAGAAAAGGAGATGCTCACAGAAGGACCTCCCATCTTTGAGCCCCTTCTCTGAGCCCTGGACTCCCAGGCGTGGGCTGGCATCAAAGGGAGAGATACAGCCCAGGTGTTTGCTCAGAGTGGGGAGCGAGCCAGAGAGCCTTTCCCCATGCACCAGAGCCTGGTGCAGGCTGACCAGAGGAACTCAGCAATAATTCAGGGGCTCCAGTTCTTTGGAACCTGTTGCCAGGAAACAGGGAGACCAGCACGTGCATCCCTGGGGAGAGGAATCAGTTTCCAGCCCAGACAAAAAAAGCAGTGAAATGTAAGCCCAGGGCACCGACTGGGAGCCTTGGGACCTTCCCACTCCAGTTCACAGAGGCTGAGTGCAGACATAGGGCAGAACCCTGTTGAGGGAACAGCTGGTATGGCTACAGTCACAGGGGAACCACGGTGGGTCCTAAGCCCAAGGACTTTGTAAATGGCATTCATGAATGGAAGAGGATATTTCTGGAGCCATTCCAAATGATCAAATTCAAGAACTCCTAGGCCCAGGAAGGATGCTTCTGTGGAGGGAGTCTTCATTATGTCTTCATTATTCTTGGTGAATATGGGTCAAGACGAGGGGCTGAAGTGGCAGAAGCTGGCTCTCACCACAGACTCCTTTGGATCGGGTTCACCTGCTGGGCACTGTGCCATCTGGGGAGGCTGGTGCATCTTTAATGAGGTCACCTGATCCCTGGGACAGGCTCTCAGCCTTACCAAGTTCCTGGAGCCAGACACACTGGGTGCTTCCCGTGCCTGGGTGCCAGGCCCATTTCCCCTGCAGCCATGAACCAAGCCTTCTGGAAAACCTACAAGTCCAAAGTGCTACAGACCCTGACTGGGGAATCTGAGGAGGACCTGGCAGAGGAGGTGGGTAATATCCTGCTTGCTGGATGGGGCATGGGCAGAGGGGCAGCAGGAGTGAAAGATACTAAGAAGGGCAAGGGACTGgctatgagagagagagaaagagagatttgtGCCGAAGCAACTGGCAATTCATGGATGACCAATGGCACGGTGCAGTGTCAGAAAGTCAGGACATTCCAGAAAACCAAGGAAGAAAAGACGTGGGGGGCACTGGAGGAGTGATCACTGTCTCCAAAGATCTCAAGGGCTGCCACACAGAAGGGATCCTTTTAGGACCCATGCGCAGTACCCACACAGATACACTCAGCTTGACACAACTTTCTAATGGGCAGAGCTGAGCAAAAGCAGGATGACTCACCTTGAGAGGAAGCAAGGCCCCAGGAAGTAGGGGAAGTGGCACTTGTACACTGAGGGTTACTGTAGCAGCAACAGAACAGAACCATACTTGGACCATGTTTGttctgacatttaaaaagaaaaattgaaaaggctCCAAAACAGTCTTACCTCTGGAGGCTGTGATAAATGGCAATTGCACAGATAGATATGGCGGAGGCAGGAACTAGTGCTGGGGTGTGTTTATGTCAGTGTGAACACGTGTATGTCTACACAGTTTGGTGTCTAGGGCTGGCCTTGTGTAGAAGTATCTGTGGGTCAGTATTGGGACTGGCATCCATGTGGAATCCCCAGTTaaggtgtgtgtgcaggtgtgaaCTGGTTACAGGTATTTTCAAGTGTGTTTTGAGGGGGCAGAAGTCTACAGAGGCATGCAGGCATTCGCAGGTACTATGTTTGTATGGCAtgtgtgtttgggtgtgtgtgaACATCTGTGTCTTGGTGTCTGTGGATGGGTGGAGAGGTTTTGTGTGCTGTGAGTGGGCCTCCATGCAGCTGTCTTCAGTTGTGGAAGTACACAGGTGTGAATGGTATAACTGTGTAAGTGTTCTTGTGTAGGTGCCTCACAGCACATATATCTGTGTACATACAGGTGAAGAGTTGTAGCCATGCGGAGGCACGCTCCTGTACAGGTGTGTGTCTACATTGGCGTGCGAGCCCTTGTCCACATGTTTTGcagtgtgtatgcatgtgtctgTGGGTGGGCAGTTATGTGAGCTCAAAGGTGTCTGCGGGGATTGACTGTACAGGAAACATGTGTGACCGGGAGCTTTGCGTAGAGGTATAGCTGCGTGTATTATTGGAGGGTGTCAGGGGCCTAGGTGTGCGTCCTGTTCCATGGGGTTTGGAATACCAGGTCTGTGTACCAGGCtagcagtgggggagggaggtcatATTCCTCTGGGGCCTCTCTCATGCTGGGTAGGGGTCttgtgtcccagaaggagaacccAGCGTTAGTGGAGTCTGAGGCAGCAGAACCAGCTGAAGAGGCCTTCAATCCCATGTCACAGCTGGCCCGCCGGGTGAGTTCTCCCTTCTTCCACCCCAACCCTGGGGAGCCTGGCAGAAGCTGCTGTGGAGTCCTGGGAGGTGGTGCTGGGGGCCATCCTTGactcccagcccctctctcccaGGTTCAGGGGGTTGGGGCGAGAGGCTGGCTGACAATGTCGTCTCTGTTTAACAAAGAAGACGAGGACAAGCTTCTGCCACCAGAGCCCTGTGCTGACCAGTacgtgtgtgtgttgagggggtcTGGGATGGGCCTGGGGATCCCCTTCTCCCATGTGCTTTCCTTCTGGTTTGCTTGTCTTTCTGACTGCGGAGGACTGGGGAGGGCCAGCCCCtggctgtttctgtttctctcagcTGGAAAGAGGCCCAATCAGTATATCTGGGAGATTAGGTTAGATCTCAGGAGGAATTTACCAGCTGTTGGGATTGAGATGCTAAAAGGTATTATgggctctctctccccatctATGTGGGAGAGGTCATCTCCCTAGaataagggaacccaggagagaaGTTTTAGGTGCTTGGAACAGAGAGTGGTTCAGATCAGTGGTTCCCAAGTATTGGTCTAAACCCTCATCCTCCCAGGGAACTTGAGACAAACACAGATTCCCAGACCCTCCCTCAAAGATTTTGATTCAGCCGGTGTTGGCTGAGGCCTGGTATCTATATTTTCAGCGAGCTCCCTGAAGACTTGAGGACAATAGCTTAGGAACCACTGTCTTAGCAGGTCTTTGATGCTGGGGGCATAGAGGGTCAGACCCGGGGCCTTGTCTTCCTCCTAGCTCTATTCTGGCACACACTCCATCTCTGCCCTTTCCTCCAGCCCAGTCACACTTCCCTTTTGGCGTTCCCCTATTCCTTTCTTCTCTAGGTTCCCCCTGACCCACCCATCTCTCCTGCCCcagggttccttttctccctcccgcTCACCCCCTCTCCCTACCTCAAGCCTCATCACTGCTCCTTGATTGCCCTTCCCCCCACATCTACTTGCTACCTCCCTAGTCCCCCTCTCCCGTAAGCCTTTGATCTAGGCCTTTCTCCTTTGCTCGGGGTCGCTCCACCCATCCTTCTCCCCAGCATCCCTCATTTTTCTGGACCCTCTTTTCCTCCATCCCAGAACCAGACCCCTGTCCCCGCCCCGTCTCTTTCCCCAGGGCTCTGCCCTCGTGTTCCGGAACGACCGCCCCCAGAGTCtgaccccgccccctccccggatCTAACGTTCCCATTCGGGTCCCACAGTCTCTTCGCATCCTTCCGCCCGCCCCTCTCtcagggctcctcctcctccaccttcccagACCCTGCGCCTCTGGCTCCCCTCCTCTGGCCTCGCCCGTCTCCTCTACCCTAACCCCTGACCCCAGCTCTCTCCCCAGGGATCCTGATCCCGGTGCCCTCTTCCCACACCCCTCACCtaatcccctgcccctgccccaccccagccccctttCCCAGTGCCTCTGAGCCCTCCCCTtgcctccaggccctgcccccagTCTCCCGGGCCCCTCCGGCCCCTGACCTCACCCGGGCCCCACTGGCCCCACTACTGGTCCCTTGACCCCGCCTCTTGTCCTTTGTCCTCTCCGGGGCCTCTCGGCCAGCCCCTGACCCCGCCTCTCTCCTGCAGCCCGCTGGCGGCGCAGCCCTCCTCTCCGGCGGCGGCGGAGACGCGCGGGACCGGGTTCTGGGACGTGTTCGCCAgcaggtggcagcagcagcagcagcagcagcagcaggcggcGGCAGCGTCCATGCTGCGCGACGCGGAACCCGCTCCGGATCAGGACCCTGAAGCCGGGGACGAGGCCGCCGAGCGCCCCGAGCCGCGGGAAGCCGATCCCGCAGCCGGCTTCAGGTGGGGCTTCCTCACCCACAAACTGGCCGAGATGAGGATGAAAGCTGCGCCCAAGGGCG contains:
- the CUNH1orf232 gene encoding uncharacterized protein C1orf232 homolog, with product MNQAFWKTYKSKVLQTLTGESEEDLAEEKENPALVESEAAEPAEEAFNPMSQLARRVQGVGARGWLTMSSLFNKEDEDKLLPPEPCADHPLAAQPSSPAAAETRGTGFWDVFASRWQQQQQQQQQAAAASMLRDAEPAPDQDPEAGDEAAERPEPREADPAAGFRWGFLTHKLAEMRMKAAPKGD